Within the Herbaspirillum sp. RTI4 genome, the region AAGCCACTTCTGATGTATTCGCCAAGGTCGATGGTGTGATCCGCGGCCGTCGACGTGAACTCGCAACTGCCAATGCCAACCTTGCCTTTGACCTTTACGTTGGCTACATTGGTTGCTGCCAAGGCGGAGCCAACCGTCATGGCCAATGCGGATGCTGCTATCAATTGCGTAGTGAATTTCATGTAAGAACTTTCTTTCCTCAATATAAATAGAGACGGTTTCTATTGATCCGATTTTTTTCAGGATGGGATCTTGTCGGCTGAAACAGAGATAAAACCGGGATCTAGATTTTTACAATACCGAAACGGTAAGCGTTGCCACACCTTCAAACTCAAGATCGTCACCGGTCGCAGGAGTCGGCAAACTTGTATTTTTGACGAGGGAGGTGGCTATTTCGACCGGGATCACAAACGTTTTGCCATAAGCCGTCGTGCCAGCATTGGATTTGAGGGCGAGCTTGTGATAAGGCTCGGCAGTCTTGGTCAGGTATTGATTGGTACTGGCGCCAGAGCCGAAGCCGCTTTCGGTGCTTGAGTCGACAAGGGTGGCATCGAGAGGTGTTTCTCCGCTTACGCCACTCGTTACCTTGATGTCACTTGCTTTCATGACGTATTTGCCAACGATTTTCTTTTCTGTCGCGGCTGAGGCGTTGGTGGCGGCCAGGTTGTAAGAGTCGACATTAGAGACGCTCATCGTGCCACCCGTGCTGAACTGGAAGTCGGCATTCGACGGGGCGCCTGTCAGACCTGCGATGGCGGCATCTTGCGAGTAAATCTTGATGCCGGTGATTGCTGAGCAATCTACGGTCAGTGTCATGTTACGAGTGCCGATGGGGTTGCTTTCCCTGGTCAAAGAATTTTTTGCAATCATGTCGTAGGTCACCGTGTTGTCTGGTGTGGTCGAGCTGATTGTGCAGCTTCCGATACCAATTTTCCCTTTGATCTTGATGTTTGCTACGCCGTCTACTGCAAAGGCGGAGCCGACTGCCAGGGCCAATGTCGATGCTGCTAAAAATTGCGTTGCGAGTTTCATGTAAAACCTTTCTTTGATGACGATAAAGTGCTGCCGCACAACCCATGCGGCAGCGAGTGATTGGCGCAAGCGCCGGTTACAACAACGGTTGTTGCTTATTCGACAGTGGCTTCATGCGTTGCTTTGATGAAGCCATTAATCGATGCCGGTTGGAACGACACTTTTTGGACGTCGGTAAGCGGAGCATGGGAAGGCAGCGTGATTTTTTCTCCGGGAAGCAGGTAATTTTTACTTAATAACAACTCGGTTCCTGCCGGCAGAAGTTTTATTCCCTCAAGCATGCGAACGATATAAGGGCTGGGGTTTTCAACGCTCAGTCCTTGTGCCGTGTTGCGCCATTTCAGGAGCTTCCACGGTGTGTCGTTCGGCGTCAGACCGGCGGGGCGAATCACGAGTCCGATGTTTTGGCGCAGGGCGATCTGGACTGAATTAGCGGCCGATTTGGGAATACCTTCGAAGGTGGCGCGTTTGAACCGTTCGGTTTTGATGGTGCCCGGGTCCTTGAGAATGAAGCGCACCAGCTGGGTGTCACCGCTGTCGAGGCGTGTGATCGGGGGCGCGACCAGAATCAGGTCTTCCTGATCTTCCGGCACGTTCACCACATCGACGTGCATCAGCATCGGAGAGTCGGCCTTGTTCTGCACCAGCATGGTGCCTTCCCCTTCGCTTTGTTCGACCATGACGGTGGGCGATTGCAATACCAGATTGGCGCGCGCGGCGGGGGTCCATGTGGACAGAACGGCCGCCAGTAATGAGGACGCCAGAATCATGTTCATTCCAGAAATTTTTTTTAGCGAGCAAGGCAATTTTTTCATGTTTTTTTTCCAGTGGTTGGGTTGCTTAAATGGAACGAAAAAGGATAGGGAAAATGGGCATGTTTCAGATCGTTACCCGTTTTTATTTATTGGTGATGGGCAACTTCCGATGGGTAGATGATCGCTTTAATGCTGCACGGAAACTATCAGCGCAGACTTAAAAATGCTTAGGAATGGTCTTAATTCTTGAGTTGTTTTTTTAATATTCAGGGGAGGATTGGCGCGCTTGAATCAGTCGGTAGCCTTGATGTTTTCCCTTCTCTTGCGCAAGAGGAGAGAGTTGATGCATCTGTATTGAGCGAGGACTCAGAGGGTTTGCCGGCGCGGCCTGAAATATTGATAGACGGACAAGTCAGAGGCGATGCGTCCTACTTTGCGCGCATTGGTTTACGTCGGCCGGCGAATTGTCGGTAGGTATGTTGTGTCCGTCGGAGGAAATGGCGGATTTGCCTTACAATGGCGACTTTGTCGAATTATTGGTGACTGTTTTGTCAAATATCGTCGAAATACGCGGTTTACATTTTGCCTATGGCCAGAGAGCGATCCTGTCGGATTTGCGCATGGACTTTCCGCGCGGCAAGGTGATTGCCGTCATGGGCGGTTCCGGTTCGGGGAAAACCACGATATTGCGACTGATCGGCGGCCAGTTACAGCCTCAGTCAGGTAGCGTGGAGGTGGACGGGCAGCAGGTGGATACTTTGCCTACGGCTGATCTTTATACTTTGCGCCGCAAGATGGGCATGCTGTTTCAGAACGGCGCTTTGTTTACCGATATGTCGGTGTTTGAGAACGTGGCATTTCCTCTGCGCGAGCACACCCGCTTGCCTGAGTCGGCCATTCACGATCTGGTGCTGCTCAAGCTCAATGCGGTCGGTTTGCGCAATGCAGCGCAGTTGCGGCCGTCTGAAATTTCCGGCGGCATGGGGCGGCGTGTGGCGCTGGCCCGCGCCATTGCTCTCGATCCGGCGCTGATTATGTACGACGAGCCGTTTGCCGGGCTCGATCCGATCTCCATGGGCGTGACCGCCAATCTGATCCGCAAGCTCAACGATGCGCTGGGTTCGACCTCGATTGTGGTGTCGCACGATGTGGATGAGTCTTTTCTGATTGCCGATTACGTCTATTTCCTGTCGAACGGCAAGGTGGTGGCACAAGGCACGCCGCAAGAAATGCGCGCTTCGACCGATCCCTACGTCATACAGTTCGTCAATGCTGCGGCGGACGGGCCGGTGCCCTTCCATTACCCGGGAAAGACTGTGGCGGAAGACCTTGGTCTGGAGAAGCGTT harbors:
- a CDS encoding DUF1120 domain-containing protein, yielding MKLATQFLAASTLALAVGSAFAVDGVANIKIKGKIGIGSCTISSTTPDNTVTYDMIAKNSLTRESNPIGTRNMTLTVDCSAITGIKIYSQDAAIAGLTGAPSNADFQFSTGGTMSVSNVDSYNLAATNASAATEKKIVGKYVMKASDIKVTSGVSGETPLDATLVDSSTESGFGSGASTNQYLTKTAEPYHKLALKSNAGTTAYGKTFVIPVEIATSLVKNTSLPTPATGDDLEFEGVATLTVSVL
- a CDS encoding fimbria/pilus chaperone family protein; the protein is MKKLPCSLKKISGMNMILASSLLAAVLSTWTPAARANLVLQSPTVMVEQSEGEGTMLVQNKADSPMLMHVDVVNVPEDQEDLILVAPPITRLDSGDTQLVRFILKDPGTIKTERFKRATFEGIPKSAANSVQIALRQNIGLVIRPAGLTPNDTPWKLLKWRNTAQGLSVENPSPYIVRMLEGIKLLPAGTELLLSKNYLLPGEKITLPSHAPLTDVQKVSFQPASINGFIKATHEATVE
- a CDS encoding ABC transporter ATP-binding protein codes for the protein MSNIVEIRGLHFAYGQRAILSDLRMDFPRGKVIAVMGGSGSGKTTILRLIGGQLQPQSGSVEVDGQQVDTLPTADLYTLRRKMGMLFQNGALFTDMSVFENVAFPLREHTRLPESAIHDLVLLKLNAVGLRNAAQLRPSEISGGMGRRVALARAIALDPALIMYDEPFAGLDPISMGVTANLIRKLNDALGSTSIVVSHDVDESFLIADYVYFLSNGKVVAQGTPQEMRASTDPYVIQFVNAAADGPVPFHYPGKTVAEDLGLEKRL